From the Sphingomonas aliaeris genome, one window contains:
- a CDS encoding bifunctional 2-C-methyl-D-erythritol 4-phosphate cytidylyltransferase/2-C-methyl-D-erythritol 2,4-cyclodiphosphate synthase produces MTSPNQHAGPRIAAIIVAAGSGSRSGSEIPKQFTILAGLPMIAHSYRALRDHPAIGQVVVVIGDDQGAMLAATIPDATGVAGGATRRLSVRAGLEALAADAPRAVLIHDAARPFLSAAVIDRLVAALDTSDGALPALPVADTLARGDTVLGETVDREGLWRVQTPQAFRFETILAAHRDWAFDEPTDDAQMVRRLGGTVAMVEGDTMLEKITYPSDFAAAEARIAPPPLISRSASGFDVHRLEVGEELWLGGILIPHDKGLSGHSDADVALHAITDALLGTIAAGDIGTHFPPSDPQWKGADSAQFLQHAATLVRTEGGVIDFVDLTLMCEAPKIGPHREAMRTRIAGLLELTPRQVSVKATTTERLGFTGRGEGIAAQAVATIRIPA; encoded by the coding sequence ATGACGTCGCCAAACCAACATGCCGGTCCCCGTATCGCTGCGATCATTGTTGCTGCCGGGTCTGGATCACGAAGCGGCAGCGAGATTCCCAAGCAGTTCACGATACTCGCGGGCCTGCCAATGATCGCACACAGCTACCGTGCGTTGCGGGACCACCCAGCTATAGGTCAGGTCGTGGTTGTCATCGGTGACGATCAGGGCGCGATGCTCGCCGCTACGATCCCCGATGCGACCGGCGTAGCCGGCGGCGCAACCCGGCGGCTTTCGGTTCGGGCGGGGTTGGAGGCGTTGGCGGCCGACGCGCCACGCGCCGTCCTGATCCACGACGCGGCCCGCCCCTTTCTATCGGCTGCGGTCATCGACCGCCTGGTCGCCGCGCTCGACACGTCGGACGGCGCCCTCCCCGCTTTGCCGGTCGCGGACACGCTGGCGCGGGGGGACACGGTCCTCGGAGAAACTGTCGATCGTGAAGGCTTGTGGCGGGTGCAGACCCCACAGGCGTTCCGGTTCGAGACCATCCTCGCCGCTCACCGTGATTGGGCGTTCGACGAACCGACGGACGATGCGCAGATGGTGCGACGGCTTGGCGGCACCGTCGCAATGGTGGAAGGAGATACCATGCTCGAAAAAATCACCTATCCATCCGACTTCGCCGCCGCCGAGGCGCGCATCGCCCCGCCACCGCTTATTTCGCGCAGTGCGAGCGGCTTCGATGTCCACCGGCTTGAGGTGGGCGAGGAGCTTTGGCTCGGTGGCATACTGATTCCGCATGACAAGGGCCTGTCGGGTCATAGCGATGCCGACGTCGCGCTTCATGCAATCACCGACGCGCTGCTGGGCACGATTGCGGCGGGCGATATCGGGACGCATTTCCCGCCGAGCGATCCGCAGTGGAAAGGCGCAGACTCCGCGCAATTCTTGCAGCATGCCGCCACTCTCGTCCGCACCGAGGGCGGGGTGATAGATTTTGTCGACCTGACCCTGATGTGCGAGGCGCCGAAGATCGGTCCGCACCGGGAGGCGATGCGCACTCGGATCGCAGGTTTACTCGAACTGACGCCGCGCCAGGTGAGCGTGAAAGCCACGACGACCGAACGCCTGGGGTTCACCGGTCGCGGCGAAGGCATTGCGGCACAGGCCGTTGCGACCATACGGATCCCGGCATGA
- a CDS encoding CinA family protein yields the protein MTIDTLLPVELVEAARKVVERNLAIGRRVSIAESCTGGLVAAAITEIPGSSEVLGCSFVTYSNEAKLDLLRVSSDVLETFGAVSIAVAWSMAQGALERSGADVAVAITGIAGPDGGSDKKPVGTVVFARAEKGADPANIVADRKQFGDLGRGGVRLQAALCALELLLPPDAEEGP from the coding sequence ATGACGATAGACACGTTGCTGCCGGTCGAACTGGTCGAAGCCGCCCGGAAGGTGGTCGAGCGCAATCTCGCAATCGGTCGTCGTGTCAGTATCGCCGAAAGCTGCACGGGCGGTCTGGTCGCCGCTGCGATCACCGAAATTCCGGGATCGTCCGAAGTGCTCGGATGCAGTTTCGTGACCTATTCCAACGAGGCGAAGCTCGATCTGCTGCGTGTCAGCTCGGACGTGCTCGAAACGTTCGGAGCGGTATCGATCGCGGTCGCCTGGAGCATGGCGCAAGGGGCGCTGGAACGAAGCGGCGCGGATGTGGCTGTCGCGATCACGGGAATCGCCGGGCCAGACGGCGGGTCAGACAAGAAGCCGGTCGGCACCGTCGTCTTCGCGCGTGCCGAAAAGGGTGCGGACCCGGCCAATATCGTCGCCGACCGCAAGCAGTTCGGTGATCTCGGCCGCGGCGGGGTCCGCCTTCAGGCTGCGCTATGCGCGCTCGAATTGCTGTTGCCGCCCGACGCCGAGGAAGGCCCGTAA
- a CDS encoding type II toxin-antitoxin system RatA family toxin produces MPRHSETRRLPYSCEQMFDMVADVRRYAEFLPWVTAIRVRSNSETEMVADMIVGFKGLRETFTSKVKKERPGHIEVDYLDGPLKYLRNDWTFRPDGDSACFVDFTVDFAFKNRVFEMLAGQVFGTALRKMIGAFEERAAVLYGPSSASGGNSNSSAHSAA; encoded by the coding sequence ATGCCGCGTCATTCCGAAACCCGGCGGCTTCCCTATAGCTGCGAACAGATGTTCGACATGGTGGCGGACGTCCGGCGCTACGCCGAATTCCTGCCCTGGGTCACAGCGATCCGTGTCCGGTCGAACAGCGAGACTGAGATGGTCGCCGACATGATCGTCGGCTTCAAGGGGCTGCGCGAGACCTTCACGTCGAAGGTGAAGAAGGAGCGGCCCGGCCATATCGAGGTCGATTACCTCGATGGGCCGTTGAAGTACCTTCGCAACGACTGGACGTTCCGACCCGATGGCGACAGTGCGTGCTTCGTCGACTTCACGGTAGATTTCGCGTTCAAGAACCGCGTGTTCGAAATGCTCGCGGGGCAGGTGTTCGGAACCGCGCTGCGCAAGATGATCGGCGCGTTCGAGGAACGGGCGGCGGTGCTTTACGGGCCTTCCTCGGCGTCGGGCGGCAACAGCAATTCGAGCGCGCATAGCGCAGCCTGA
- the lipA gene encoding lipoyl synthase, with the protein MNEMTPLAVPVDPVAPRQRKPDWIRVKAPTSTGFGETKAMMRRLGLNTVCEEAACPNIGECWTKKHATVMILGDTCTRACAFCNVKTGMPRKVDVLEPQHTADAAAELGLSHIVITSVDRDDLPDGGASQFVKVIQALRRTTPDTTIEILTPDFRNKAQAAVESIVEAGPDVYNHNLETVPRLYPTIRPGARYYASLRLLESVKRHDPSIFTKSGMMMGLGEERMEVHQVMDDMRSADIDFLTLGQYLQPTPRHAKVIDFVTPKAFDAYAAIARAKGFLLVASSPLTRSSYHAGDDFMRLRAAREAKLAKA; encoded by the coding sequence ATGAACGAGATGACCCCGCTCGCCGTCCCTGTCGACCCCGTTGCGCCGCGCCAGCGCAAGCCGGACTGGATCCGCGTCAAGGCGCCGACCAGCACGGGCTTCGGCGAAACCAAGGCGATGATGCGTCGTCTCGGCTTGAATACGGTGTGCGAGGAAGCGGCCTGCCCCAATATCGGGGAATGCTGGACCAAGAAGCACGCTACGGTAATGATCCTGGGCGATACGTGCACCCGCGCCTGCGCCTTCTGCAACGTTAAGACGGGTATGCCGCGCAAGGTCGACGTGCTGGAGCCGCAGCACACTGCCGACGCCGCTGCCGAACTGGGGCTGAGCCACATCGTCATTACATCGGTCGATCGCGACGATCTCCCGGATGGCGGCGCTTCGCAGTTCGTGAAGGTCATTCAGGCGCTGCGCCGTACGACGCCCGACACCACGATCGAAATCCTGACACCGGATTTCCGGAACAAGGCGCAGGCCGCGGTCGAGTCGATCGTCGAGGCGGGGCCGGACGTGTACAACCACAATCTGGAAACCGTGCCGCGGCTATACCCAACGATCCGGCCGGGCGCGCGCTATTACGCCTCGCTTCGTCTGCTGGAGAGCGTGAAGCGGCACGATCCGTCGATCTTCACCAAGTCCGGCATGATGATGGGCTTGGGGGAGGAGCGTATGGAAGTGCATCAGGTGATGGACGACATGCGCAGCGCCGACATCGATTTCCTGACGCTCGGCCAGTATCTGCAGCCGACGCCGCGACATGCGAAAGTGATCGATTTCGTCACACCCAAGGCGTTCGATGCTTATGCCGCGATCGCCCGCGCGAAGGGCTTCCTGTTGGTCGCATCCTCGCCACTCACCCGTTCGAGCTATCACGCCGGGGACGATTTCATGCGCCTGCGCGCCGCGCGTGAGGCGAAGCTCGCCAAAGCCTGA
- a CDS encoding carbonic anhydrase encodes MTEFTDLLSGYQRFRADDYEQERERWEQLREGQSPKVMVIACSDSRVDPTQIFDASPGEMFVVRNVANLVPPFEDTNGRHGVSAALEFAVTQLEVTDILVMGHGSCGGVSAALSRKFADQPPGEGGFIAHWVDMLDAARDRIVEEHGTGPEAVRALELETVRVSIANLRTFPFVPEREAAGKLRLRGAYFAIADGVLHVMDDDGEFAPAA; translated from the coding sequence ATGACCGAATTTACCGATCTCCTGTCCGGCTACCAACGCTTCCGCGCGGACGATTACGAGCAGGAACGTGAACGCTGGGAACAGTTGCGCGAAGGCCAGAGCCCGAAGGTGATGGTGATCGCCTGTTCGGACAGCCGCGTCGATCCGACGCAGATCTTCGACGCATCCCCCGGCGAGATGTTCGTCGTACGCAACGTCGCCAATCTGGTGCCGCCGTTCGAGGATACGAACGGTCGCCACGGCGTGTCCGCAGCGCTGGAATTTGCCGTCACCCAATTGGAAGTGACTGATATCCTCGTGATGGGCCACGGATCCTGCGGCGGCGTGTCGGCGGCATTGTCGCGCAAGTTTGCCGATCAGCCCCCTGGCGAAGGCGGCTTCATCGCGCATTGGGTCGATATGCTGGACGCTGCGCGCGACAGGATCGTCGAGGAGCACGGTACCGGGCCGGAAGCGGTCAGGGCGCTCGAACTCGAAACCGTTCGCGTCTCGATCGCGAATCTGCGCACTTTCCCCTTCGTTCCGGAACGTGAGGCTGCCGGCAAGCTACGGCTGCGGGGCGCCTATTTCGCGATCGCCGATGGTGTGCTCCATGTCATGGATGATGACGGAGAATTCGCCCCGGCCGCGTAA
- a CDS encoding polyphosphate kinase 2 family protein, giving the protein MTINLSDFEDGKKYDGDYSDDLIALQTRLAHIQVAHIVHKKRALIVFEGWDSAGKGGIIQRLTAEWDPRNFEVWPIKAPSEDELARHFLWRFWQRLPANGNIGVFDRSWYGRVLVERVEKYSTEAQWRRGYDEINEFEGQQVDSGTTIVKLFVHITQDEQDKRLKARLEHPWKRWKTGADDYRNRDKRDDYLDAMAEMFRRTDTRWAPWHAIDGNNKKAARIAALTIIADRLEAAVDMKPPELDPEIEKIARKALGL; this is encoded by the coding sequence ATGACGATCAACCTGTCCGACTTCGAAGACGGCAAGAAATATGACGGCGACTATAGCGACGATCTGATCGCGTTGCAGACCCGGCTGGCGCACATCCAGGTGGCGCATATCGTCCATAAGAAACGCGCGTTGATCGTGTTCGAGGGCTGGGACTCGGCGGGAAAGGGCGGGATTATCCAGCGGCTCACCGCCGAATGGGATCCGCGTAATTTCGAGGTATGGCCGATCAAGGCGCCGTCCGAAGACGAACTGGCGCGACATTTCCTGTGGCGCTTCTGGCAGCGCCTCCCCGCGAACGGCAATATCGGCGTGTTCGATCGCAGCTGGTATGGCCGCGTACTGGTCGAGCGCGTCGAAAAATACTCGACGGAGGCACAGTGGCGCCGCGGCTATGACGAGATCAACGAATTCGAGGGGCAGCAGGTCGATTCCGGAACGACGATCGTCAAGCTGTTCGTGCACATCACGCAGGACGAACAGGACAAGCGGCTGAAGGCCCGGCTGGAGCATCCGTGGAAGCGGTGGAAAACAGGCGCTGACGACTATCGCAACCGGGACAAGCGCGACGATTATCTGGATGCGATGGCGGAAATGTTCCGTCGCACGGATACGCGTTGGGCACCGTGGCATGCGATCGATGGAAACAACAAGAAGGCGGCGCGGATTGCGGCGCTGACGATCATCGCCGATCGGCTTGAGGCAGCGGTAGACATGAAGCCGCCTGAACTTGATCCGGAAATCGAAAAGATCGCGCGCAAAGCGCTGGGGCTTTGA
- the aspS gene encoding aspartate--tRNA ligase: protein MHAYRTHTCAQLRAADVGSSVKLSGWVHRKRDHGNLLFVDLRDHYGITQIVTDSDSPTHAVLDKLRAESVVTITGDVVARSAETVNKNLPSGEIEVRARDVVVQSSAQELPMPVFGENEYPEDIRLRYRFLDLRRERLHANVMLRSNVISSLRQRMIGQGFTEFQTPILTASSPEGARDYLVPSRVHPGKFYALPQAPQMFKQLLMVAGFDRYFQIAPCFRDEDARADRSPGEFYQLDFEMSYVTQEDVFAAIEPVLHGVFEEFADWQGKGRKVSPLPFKRIPYRESMLKYGNDKPDLRNPLIITDVSELFRGSGFGRFASMVEGGDVVRAVAAPNTHEKSRKFFDEMNSWAQSEGFPGLGYATQKDGVFGGPIANNHGQEGMKAIAEALGLGPNDGIFFSAGKEAQAAKLAGLARTRVADQLGLIDDKTFEFCWIVDFPMFEYDEDAKKVDFSHNPFSMPQGEMEALETMNPLDILAYQYDIVCNGIELSSGAIRNHKPEIMYKAFEIAGYTQADVDLNFAGMINAFKCGAPPHGGSAPGVDRIVMLLADEPNIREVITFPMTQKAEDLMMGAPNFATEKQLKELNLKTVTPIGVKPVTEAVRPE, encoded by the coding sequence ATGCACGCTTATCGCACGCACACTTGCGCACAGCTTCGCGCCGCCGATGTCGGAAGTTCGGTCAAGCTTTCGGGCTGGGTCCACCGCAAGCGCGATCACGGCAACCTGCTGTTCGTCGATCTTCGCGACCATTACGGCATCACGCAGATCGTGACCGACAGCGACAGCCCGACTCATGCGGTGCTGGACAAATTGCGCGCTGAATCGGTCGTCACGATTACCGGCGACGTGGTCGCGCGATCGGCGGAGACGGTTAACAAGAACCTGCCATCGGGCGAGATCGAAGTGCGTGCGCGTGACGTGGTCGTGCAGTCCTCCGCGCAGGAACTGCCGATGCCGGTGTTCGGCGAGAACGAATATCCCGAGGATATCCGGTTGCGCTACCGTTTCCTCGACCTGCGTCGCGAACGGTTGCACGCGAACGTCATGTTGCGGTCGAACGTCATTTCGTCGCTGCGCCAGCGGATGATCGGGCAGGGCTTCACCGAATTCCAGACCCCGATCCTGACAGCATCGTCGCCCGAGGGCGCGCGCGACTATCTGGTGCCCAGCCGGGTGCATCCGGGCAAGTTCTACGCGCTGCCGCAAGCCCCGCAGATGTTCAAGCAGCTGCTAATGGTCGCCGGGTTCGACCGCTATTTCCAGATTGCACCCTGCTTCCGCGACGAGGATGCTCGCGCGGATCGCTCGCCGGGCGAATTCTACCAGCTCGATTTCGAGATGAGCTACGTCACGCAGGAAGACGTGTTCGCGGCGATCGAACCGGTGCTGCACGGTGTGTTCGAGGAATTCGCCGACTGGCAGGGTAAGGGCCGGAAGGTTTCGCCGCTGCCGTTCAAGCGCATCCCGTACCGCGAATCGATGCTGAAGTACGGCAACGACAAGCCCGATCTCCGCAATCCGCTGATCATCACCGACGTGTCCGAACTGTTCCGCGGATCGGGCTTCGGGCGCTTTGCCTCGATGGTCGAGGGCGGTGATGTCGTTCGTGCCGTCGCCGCGCCTAACACGCATGAGAAGAGCCGCAAATTCTTCGACGAGATGAATTCGTGGGCACAATCGGAAGGCTTTCCGGGCCTCGGCTATGCCACCCAGAAGGACGGCGTGTTCGGTGGCCCGATCGCGAACAATCACGGTCAGGAGGGCATGAAGGCGATCGCCGAAGCGCTGGGCCTCGGCCCCAACGACGGCATCTTCTTCTCGGCCGGCAAGGAAGCGCAGGCTGCAAAGCTGGCGGGCCTGGCGCGGACACGCGTCGCCGACCAATTGGGCTTGATCGACGACAAGACGTTCGAATTCTGCTGGATCGTCGATTTCCCGATGTTCGAATATGACGAGGACGCGAAGAAGGTCGATTTCAGCCACAACCCCTTCTCCATGCCGCAAGGCGAGATGGAAGCGCTGGAAACGATGAACCCGCTCGATATCCTGGCGTACCAATACGATATCGTCTGCAACGGGATCGAACTGTCGTCGGGTGCGATCCGGAACCACAAGCCCGAGATTATGTACAAGGCGTTCGAGATCGCCGGCTACACGCAGGCCGACGTGGATTTGAACTTTGCCGGGATGATCAACGCGTTCAAATGCGGCGCCCCGCCGCACGGTGGCTCCGCGCCGGGCGTCGATCGCATCGTCATGCTGCTCGCCGACGAGCCGAACATCCGCGAGGTCATCACCTTCCCGATGACCCAGAAGGCGGAAGACCTGATGATGGGCGCGCCCAACTTCGCCACCGAGAAGCAGTTGAAGGAACTCAACCTGAAGACGGTGACGCCGATCGGCGTGAAGCCGGTGACCGAAGCGGTTCGGCCGGAATGA
- the rnd gene encoding ribonuclease D has translation MHIHPLITDSATLANLCARLSTADFVCVDTEFMRENTFWPELCLIQIADENEAAAIDPMAPGLDMKPLLDLMTENQEVLKVFHAGGQDLEIIYNLTGKTPYPLFDTQVAAMALGQGEQIGYSNLVDAYLGIVVDKGARFTDWSRRPLDARQIEYAIGDVTHLAAIFPKMLQRLRKTGRGAWLDQEMERIGDPANYANDPDEAWKRIRVPGRKPDLLGRLKALARWREMEARQKDLPRGRIVKDETIADIAGHPPRKQADLAKVRGLSATWATNDIGARLMAALDTAVPMSADEMPQRDDRKPGLGKDGALVADLLKLLLKIRAKEIDVAPRLLARSDDLEALAAGTRAGLSILDGWRFEQFGRDALDLVEGRLAFAVVNGKLKMTLTEDEA, from the coding sequence ATGCATATCCACCCCCTCATCACCGACAGCGCGACCCTCGCCAATTTGTGCGCTCGCCTGTCCACCGCCGACTTCGTTTGCGTCGATACCGAATTCATGCGCGAGAATACGTTCTGGCCGGAATTGTGCCTGATCCAGATCGCCGACGAGAATGAGGCCGCGGCGATCGATCCGATGGCGCCGGGCCTCGACATGAAGCCCCTGCTCGACCTTATGACCGAGAATCAAGAGGTCCTGAAGGTCTTCCATGCCGGCGGTCAGGATCTTGAGATCATCTACAATCTCACCGGCAAGACGCCCTATCCGCTGTTCGACACGCAGGTGGCCGCGATGGCGCTGGGCCAGGGCGAACAGATCGGATACTCCAATCTGGTCGACGCCTATCTCGGCATCGTCGTCGACAAGGGCGCGCGGTTCACGGACTGGAGCCGCCGTCCGCTCGACGCGCGGCAGATCGAATATGCCATCGGCGACGTCACGCACCTTGCAGCAATCTTCCCCAAGATGCTCCAGCGCCTGAGGAAAACCGGGCGCGGCGCGTGGCTCGACCAAGAAATGGAGCGGATCGGCGATCCCGCCAATTACGCCAACGACCCTGACGAGGCATGGAAGCGCATTCGCGTTCCCGGCCGGAAGCCCGATTTGCTGGGTCGGCTTAAGGCTCTGGCGCGGTGGCGCGAGATGGAGGCGCGTCAGAAGGATCTTCCCCGCGGCCGGATCGTCAAGGACGAGACGATCGCCGATATCGCCGGACACCCACCGCGGAAACAGGCCGATCTGGCAAAGGTTCGTGGTCTTTCTGCGACCTGGGCGACGAACGACATCGGTGCGCGGCTGATGGCGGCGCTCGACACCGCCGTGCCGATGAGCGCCGACGAGATGCCGCAGCGCGACGATCGCAAGCCAGGACTCGGCAAGGACGGCGCGCTGGTTGCTGACTTACTGAAGTTGTTGCTGAAGATACGTGCGAAGGAGATCGACGTTGCGCCGCGCCTGCTGGCCCGCAGCGACGACCTTGAGGCGCTTGCGGCAGGTACGCGTGCTGGGCTTTCGATCCTGGACGGCTGGCGGTTCGAACAGTTCGGTCGCGATGCGCTGGATCTGGTCGAGGGGCGGCTGGCTTTTGCGGTGGTCAACGGCAAGCTTAAGATGACGCTGACGGAGGATGAGGCGTGA
- a CDS encoding I78 family peptidase inhibitor — protein sequence MKIVVIALGALALTACMESRPAPMPAPAGACDAAPVQALIGKPAGPSFVEKVRRQSGSALARRITPEMRVTMDFRADRVNVWVSTNGTAERITCG from the coding sequence GTGAAGATCGTTGTGATCGCGCTCGGCGCACTGGCATTGACCGCGTGCATGGAGAGCCGCCCTGCCCCAATGCCGGCACCAGCAGGTGCTTGCGATGCAGCACCTGTCCAGGCGTTGATAGGGAAGCCAGCAGGTCCGTCTTTCGTCGAGAAAGTCCGCCGTCAATCCGGTTCGGCGCTGGCACGCCGGATCACACCCGAGATGCGCGTGACGATGGATTTCCGTGCCGATCGCGTGAACGTCTGGGTAAGTACGAACGGCACGGCGGAACGCATCACCTGCGGCTGA